The Lentzea guizhouensis genome contains a region encoding:
- a CDS encoding inositol monophosphatase family protein: MTPEELLALATRACVDGAKLLHELPVDVAAKGSFDQVSSADLAVEAFLRRALDVPGSAVVGEELGAERARITWYVDPIDGTRNFVRGLPLACLSVAAAVDGELVAGCVLDPFRDELFTAAQGVPFTVRSAGLVIPPGPSPRPVVLTDVPLPGSPYEGEIELLTDLLAVADVRRVYVTALSLAWVAAGRADAAANLGIHPWDVAAGAVLVREAGGVFHHVGGDALGAPGFVAGRGEIVDWLRHRLEGIVS, encoded by the coding sequence GTGACCCCTGAGGAACTGCTCGCGCTCGCCACCCGTGCCTGCGTCGACGGTGCGAAGCTGTTGCACGAGCTGCCGGTCGACGTGGCTGCGAAGGGCTCGTTCGACCAGGTCAGCAGCGCCGACCTGGCGGTGGAGGCGTTCCTGCGGCGGGCACTGGACGTGCCGGGTTCCGCGGTCGTCGGCGAGGAGCTGGGCGCCGAGCGGGCGCGGATCACCTGGTACGTCGACCCGATCGACGGCACCCGCAACTTCGTCCGCGGGCTGCCGCTCGCGTGCCTCTCGGTGGCCGCGGCGGTGGACGGCGAGCTGGTGGCGGGCTGTGTGCTGGACCCGTTCCGCGACGAGCTGTTCACCGCGGCGCAGGGCGTGCCGTTCACGGTGCGGTCGGCCGGGCTGGTGATCCCGCCCGGACCGAGCCCGCGGCCGGTGGTGCTGACCGACGTCCCGTTGCCGGGCAGCCCGTACGAGGGCGAGATCGAGCTGCTGACCGACCTGCTGGCCGTGGCGGACGTGCGCCGGGTCTACGTGACGGCGCTGTCGCTGGCCTGGGTGGCGGCGGGACGGGCGGACGCGGCCGCGAACCTGGGCATCCACCCGTGGGACGTCGCGGCGGGCGCGGTGCTGGTGCGGGAGGCCGGTGGCGTGTTCCACCACGTCGGCGGCGACGCGCTGGGAGCGCCGGGCTTCGTGGCCGGCCGGGGTGAGATCGTCGACTGGCTCCGCCACCGACTGGAAGGCATCGTCTCGTGA
- the pqqE gene encoding pyrroloquinoline quinone biosynthesis protein PqqE, with protein sequence MSTAEAPFGLLAELTHRCPLQCGYCSNPVELVRRDAELTTEQWRVVFDQARSLGVLQIHLSGGEPLLRPDLPELVTHANSLGCYVNLVTSGVGLSRDRLRDLAERGADHVQLSLQDATKAGNDRIAGIKAFDRKVEAATFIRDEGLPLTVNTVLHRQNLDNVAGIIAMAEEMGAERLELANTQYYGWALRNRAVLLPTREQLAAADPVVAAAQERLRGRMEIVYVIADYHEAHPKPCMYGWGARQLTVAPNGDVLPCPAATVITSLEIENVRYSSLHDIWYHSASFNAFRGFEWMRGPCRSCPRKEIDFGGCRCQAFQLTGDAAATDPVCSLSPDRSTVDLILATEMTPVDVPEMAMRKMR encoded by the coding sequence ATGTCGACGGCTGAGGCCCCGTTCGGCCTGCTCGCCGAGCTCACGCACCGGTGCCCGCTGCAGTGCGGCTACTGCTCGAACCCGGTCGAGCTGGTGCGCAGGGACGCCGAGCTGACGACCGAGCAGTGGCGCGTCGTCTTCGACCAGGCGCGCTCGCTGGGGGTGTTGCAGATCCACCTGTCCGGCGGGGAACCGTTGCTGCGCCCCGACCTGCCCGAGCTGGTGACGCACGCGAACAGCCTCGGCTGCTACGTCAACCTGGTCACGTCGGGCGTGGGCCTGTCGCGCGACCGGTTGCGGGATCTGGCTGAGCGCGGTGCCGACCACGTGCAGCTCTCCCTGCAGGACGCGACGAAGGCCGGCAACGACCGGATCGCGGGCATCAAGGCGTTCGACCGCAAGGTGGAGGCGGCGACCTTCATCCGCGACGAGGGCCTGCCGCTCACCGTGAACACCGTGCTGCACCGGCAGAACCTCGACAACGTCGCCGGGATCATCGCGATGGCCGAGGAGATGGGCGCCGAACGCCTGGAGCTCGCCAACACCCAGTACTACGGCTGGGCGCTGCGCAACCGGGCCGTCCTGCTGCCGACGCGCGAACAGCTGGCGGCGGCCGACCCGGTCGTCGCCGCGGCCCAGGAACGGCTGCGCGGGCGGATGGAGATCGTCTACGTCATCGCCGACTACCACGAGGCACACCCGAAGCCGTGCATGTACGGGTGGGGTGCGCGCCAGCTGACCGTGGCACCGAACGGCGACGTGCTGCCGTGCCCCGCGGCCACGGTGATCACCTCGCTGGAGATCGAGAACGTGCGCTACTCGTCCCTGCACGACATCTGGTACCACTCCGCGTCGTTCAACGCCTTCCGCGGCTTCGAGTGGATGCGGGGCCCGTGCCGCTCCTGCCCGCGCAAGGAGATCGACTTCGGCGGGTGCCGCTGCCAGGCGTTCCAGCTGACCGGCGACGCCGCCGCGACCGACCCGGTGTGCTCGCTGTCCCCCGACCGGTCCACTGTGGACCTGATCTTGGCGACCGAGATGACACCTGTCGACGTGCCGGAGATGGCGATGAGGAAGATGCGGTGA
- a CDS encoding SGNH/GDSL hydrolase family protein gives MRIVAGLALVAGLVAGTTTAQADTLEYVALGDSAAAGPLIPDQDPALWCLRSDRDYPRVAAGLLGARLTDVTCSGAKTDDFAGRQFGFVPPQLTALKPSTDLVSLTIGANDIGLFQTALSCINLLPEPVGTSCKDRYTAGGTDQLAKAVDAWAPELGAALDEVKRRSPDAKVLVTGYGTYIRPGGCYPRQPVWSRDGDYLQSVMNRISATARSEAHKRGAAYVDFAAVTVGHDICAAPADRYLEGLVPTTVAAPLHPNAAGMAAFGAAVAKAAR, from the coding sequence ATGCGGATCGTGGCCGGGTTGGCTCTGGTGGCGGGTTTGGTCGCCGGAACAACCACCGCCCAGGCGGACACCCTCGAGTACGTGGCACTGGGCGACTCGGCAGCGGCCGGTCCGCTGATCCCGGACCAGGACCCGGCGCTGTGGTGCCTGCGTTCGGACCGCGACTACCCGCGGGTCGCGGCGGGACTCCTCGGCGCCCGGCTCACCGACGTGACCTGTTCGGGCGCGAAGACCGACGACTTCGCCGGTCGCCAGTTCGGGTTCGTGCCGCCGCAGCTCACCGCGCTCAAGCCGTCGACCGACCTCGTGTCGCTGACGATCGGCGCGAACGACATCGGCCTGTTCCAGACCGCGCTGAGCTGCATCAACCTGCTGCCTGAACCGGTCGGTACCTCGTGCAAGGACCGCTACACCGCCGGAGGTACCGACCAGCTCGCGAAGGCCGTCGACGCGTGGGCGCCGGAGCTCGGCGCCGCGCTGGACGAGGTCAAGCGCCGCTCGCCGGACGCGAAGGTCCTGGTCACCGGCTACGGCACCTACATCAGGCCGGGCGGCTGCTACCCGCGCCAGCCGGTCTGGAGCCGGGACGGCGACTACCTGCAGAGCGTCATGAACCGGATCAGCGCCACCGCCAGGTCCGAGGCGCACAAGCGCGGAGCGGCCTACGTGGACTTCGCCGCGGTGACCGTGGGCCACGACATCTGCGCCGCCCCCGCCGACCGCTACCTGGAGGGGCTGGTCCCGACGACCGTGGCGGCTCCGCTGCACCCCAACGCGGCCGGGATGGCGGCGTTCGGGGCGGCGGTGGCCAAGGCCGCGAGGTGA
- the pqqB gene encoding pyrroloquinoline quinone biosynthesis protein PqqB, translated as MKAVLLGTTAGGGFPQWNCACSLCARARSGELPSRSQDCLAVSADGDNWWLVNASPDIRTQIAACELLNPGPGPRETPLRGALFTDAELDHTLGLLTLRGGAGLTVWAPGPVLHALRDHFDLRTVIDGYAPVAWHEVTGEFEVDGLRVTAIPISGKRPKYARSSTVDGDWVVAYRFEDPVTGGVLVYAPCLASWPAGFGEVVAGAQCLLLDGTFHAASEMGTATGSSSGQAAMGHLPITASLPELRRFPAVRRMYTHFNNTNPVLDPDSRESAELREAGVEVPADGTVIEL; from the coding sequence GTGAAGGCGGTCCTGCTCGGCACGACGGCCGGTGGCGGGTTCCCCCAGTGGAACTGCGCGTGCTCGTTGTGCGCGCGGGCGCGGTCCGGCGAGTTGCCCTCGCGGTCGCAGGACTGCCTGGCGGTCAGCGCTGATGGCGACAACTGGTGGCTGGTCAACGCCTCGCCGGACATCCGCACCCAGATCGCCGCGTGTGAGTTGCTGAACCCCGGCCCCGGACCGCGCGAGACCCCGTTGCGCGGCGCGTTGTTCACGGACGCGGAGCTGGACCACACGCTGGGGTTGCTGACGTTGCGCGGCGGCGCGGGGCTGACGGTGTGGGCGCCGGGACCGGTGCTGCACGCGTTGCGGGACCACTTCGACCTGCGCACGGTGATCGACGGGTACGCGCCGGTGGCGTGGCACGAGGTCACCGGCGAGTTCGAGGTCGACGGACTCCGGGTGACGGCGATCCCGATCAGCGGCAAACGCCCGAAGTACGCGCGCTCGTCCACAGTGGACGGCGACTGGGTGGTCGCGTACCGGTTCGAGGACCCGGTCACCGGCGGTGTGCTGGTCTACGCGCCGTGCCTGGCGTCGTGGCCGGCCGGGTTCGGCGAGGTGGTGGCGGGCGCCCAGTGCCTGCTGCTGGACGGCACGTTCCACGCGGCCTCGGAGATGGGGACGGCGACCGGGAGCTCGTCCGGGCAGGCGGCGATGGGGCACCTGCCGATCACGGCGAGCCTGCCGGAGCTGCGGCGGTTCCCGGCGGTGCGGCGGATGTACACGCACTTCAACAACACCAACCCGGTGCTGGACCCGGACTCGCGCGAGTCGGCGGAGCTGCGGGAGGCCGGCGTGGAGGTGCCGGCGGACGGCACGGTCATCGAGCTCTAG
- a CDS encoding helix-turn-helix domain-containing protein yields the protein MAVRSGPGLYRLGDVLLEYQLSRPSAALAPLAAVVAPLTEELVQTLEVYLRRGSRRPAATELHVHPNTVDYRLRRVAELTGLDPTRIEHVTLLTAALAARSATHERPDRP from the coding sequence GTGGCCGTGCGATCCGGGCCCGGCCTCTACCGGCTGGGTGACGTGCTGCTGGAGTACCAGCTGTCCCGGCCGAGCGCGGCGCTCGCACCGCTGGCGGCGGTGGTGGCGCCGTTGACCGAGGAGCTGGTGCAGACGCTGGAGGTCTACCTGCGGCGCGGGTCGCGCCGGCCGGCCGCCACCGAGCTGCACGTGCACCCGAACACCGTCGACTACCGCCTGCGCCGGGTCGCGGAGCTGACCGGCCTCGACCCGACGCGGATCGAGCACGTCACGCTGCTGACGGCCGCCCTGGCCGCGCGGTCAGCCACCCACGAGCGGCCAGACCGGCCGTGA
- a CDS encoding SDR family NAD(P)-dependent oxidoreductase, translating into MIDLSGRVVLVTGAGGTIGVGVAARFEVAGARVVRHLGLEDGDLRTDARRVLADAVSAHGRLDAVVNSAGVQPVEPLPGMTVETWQSVVDSNLTSAFAVTQAAAQLLPDGGSVTHVASIEGRNPAAGHAHYSAAKAALIMHARSAALEYGPRTRVNTVSPGLIARPGIEEQWPDGVARWHDAAPLHRLGTPEDVGNACVFLASGLAAWITGHDLVVDGGVTARPTW; encoded by the coding sequence GTGATCGATCTCAGCGGCCGGGTCGTCCTGGTCACCGGTGCGGGCGGCACGATCGGGGTCGGCGTCGCCGCGCGCTTCGAGGTGGCCGGTGCCCGGGTCGTGCGCCACCTCGGACTCGAGGACGGCGACCTGCGCACCGACGCCCGGCGCGTGCTCGCCGACGCCGTCAGCGCTCACGGCCGGCTCGACGCGGTCGTGAACAGCGCCGGGGTGCAGCCGGTGGAACCGCTGCCGGGCATGACGGTCGAGACCTGGCAGTCCGTTGTGGACAGCAACCTGACGAGCGCGTTCGCCGTCACCCAGGCCGCTGCCCAGCTGTTGCCCGACGGCGGCTCGGTCACCCACGTCGCCTCGATCGAGGGACGCAACCCGGCCGCGGGCCACGCCCACTACAGCGCCGCGAAAGCCGCGTTGATCATGCACGCGCGCTCGGCCGCGCTCGAGTACGGGCCGCGGACCAGGGTCAACACCGTCTCCCCCGGCCTGATCGCCCGCCCCGGCATCGAGGAGCAGTGGCCGGACGGCGTCGCGCGCTGGCACGACGCCGCCCCGTTGCACCGCCTCGGCACGCCCGAGGACGTCGGCAACGCCTGCGTGTTCCTCGCCTCCGGCCTGGCGGCGTGGATCACCGGCCACGACCTGGTGGTCGACGGTGGCGTCACCGCCCGTCCCACCTGGTAG
- the pqqD gene encoding pyrroloquinoline quinone biosynthesis peptide chaperone PqqD yields MTAVVALDAVPRIRRGVKCTYDQIRSAHVVLFPEGVLVLNETAASVVALCDGVRSVGDIALALGDEYAGVDAADVATLVARLVERRVVDVDG; encoded by the coding sequence GTGACCGCGGTCGTCGCGCTCGACGCCGTGCCGCGCATCCGGCGCGGGGTGAAGTGCACCTACGACCAGATCCGGTCGGCGCACGTGGTGCTGTTCCCGGAGGGCGTGCTGGTGCTGAACGAGACGGCTGCTTCCGTTGTGGCGCTTTGTGACGGCGTTCGCTCGGTGGGAGACATCGCGCTGGCGCTGGGCGACGAGTACGCCGGCGTCGACGCCGCGGACGTGGCGACGCTGGTGGCACGGCTGGTGGAACGGAGGGTGGTCGATGTCGACGGCTGA
- the pqqC gene encoding pyrroloquinoline-quinone synthase PqqC, protein MTAVSPEEFVAELRALAPRYWDTHPFHVRMHEGGLSKHELQAWAANRWYYQRCIAQKDAAILSNCPLPEIRRQWRERIIWHDGTQPGEGGAENWLRLAEAVGLTREEVLDERHVLPGTKFAVDAYVNFARTKPWVEAVASGLTEMFSGALMRKRLAALREQYPWIAEEGFAYFTDRIQAVAGEGRATLDIVVDHSTTREQQLAAVAALSFKCDVLRAVLDAVDYYSGKGKP, encoded by the coding sequence ATGACTGCCGTGTCTCCCGAGGAGTTCGTCGCCGAGCTCCGCGCACTCGCCCCGCGGTACTGGGACACCCACCCGTTCCACGTGCGCATGCACGAAGGCGGCCTGAGCAAGCACGAGCTGCAGGCGTGGGCCGCGAACCGCTGGTACTACCAGCGCTGCATCGCGCAGAAGGACGCCGCGATCCTGTCGAACTGCCCGTTGCCGGAGATCCGCAGGCAGTGGCGGGAGCGGATCATCTGGCACGACGGGACGCAGCCGGGTGAGGGTGGCGCCGAGAACTGGCTGCGGCTGGCCGAGGCGGTGGGGCTCACCAGGGAGGAGGTCCTCGACGAACGGCACGTGCTGCCCGGCACGAAGTTCGCCGTCGACGCCTACGTGAACTTCGCGCGCACCAAGCCGTGGGTCGAGGCGGTCGCGTCCGGGCTGACCGAGATGTTCTCGGGTGCGTTGATGCGCAAGCGGCTGGCGGCGTTGCGGGAGCAGTACCCGTGGATCGCCGAGGAGGGGTTCGCCTACTTCACCGACCGCATCCAGGCGGTCGCCGGTGAGGGACGGGCCACTCTGGACATCGTGGTCGACCATTCGACAACGCGCGAGCAGCAGCTCGCGGCGGTGGCGGCGTTGTCGTTCAAGTGCGACGTGCTGCGGGCCGTGCTGGACGCCGTCGACTACTACTCGGGCAAGGGGAAGCCGTGA